The following DNA comes from Mucisphaera calidilacus.
GGTGTGCGATGGTGGCGGTTTCGCCGCTGAGTCCGCCGATGAAGACGGTCATCTCGTCGATGTCTTCGTAGGGTGCGCGCCAGATGGCGACGCTGTCGCGTGCGTGGTCTTTGCCCTGGAGGAGTCGTCCGACGGCCTCGGTGGGGCTCTGGAGGAGCGGGTTGGCGATGACGCGTTCGATCTCGTTGTAGACGGTGGGCGCGATGCCCTGGTTGGCGGCGATGATGCGTCCGGTGTCGTCGGCGATGTCGAATTCGGGAACGAGGAGTCGTTCGTCGCCTGTGTTGTTGGTGACGCTGTAGGTCATGAACCAGTACCAGCGGACGGTGCCGGAGGGTTCTTTGACGGCGATGGTTCGGGGGATGTCCCACTGGAGGTCGAGGACCCACGAGGGGCTGATGATGCCGGGTTCGGGGTGGCCGGTGTCGGGCTCATCCTGGGCGAGTGCGGGGGTTACGGCGATCAGGAGGGTGATCAGGACGACACGAAACGATGTCATGGCTCAATCCTCGTAGGCTTGGGAGACTTCATAGGGTACCGGTTCCTGCGGCTCGCGTGAAGGAGCGGTGTTCGCGGAGCGGCTAGACTGCCTGCTTGCTGGGAGCGATGCATGGCCGGATCGTCATCTCAAGGTGTCGGGTTGTCGATGGAGCGTGTCTCGGGCGGGCGTTGCCCGGAGGCGTTGGCGTTGTTGCTGACGGGTCGTTGGGGGGATCCGGGGAGGATGGTGGAGGGATTTCGGGCGTACATCCTGCAGCAGGGGTTGTCGCTGGACCTGCTGTGGGTGGCGCGGATGGACGGTGAGCCGACGGCGGCGGTTTTGCTGCTGCCGAACGTGGGTCGTTCGGCGATGGTGTTCGTGTCGCCTTGCCGTTCTCAGGAGCAGGCGGGGGTTCTGACGGCGGTGTTGAGTCACGCAGCGGAGTCGTCGGAGGGATTGGCGGGGTATCTGACGCAGGTTCTGCTGGAGCCGAGTCAGCGTCTGGAGAAGTCGGCGGTGCTGCTGGGGGGTTACGAGCATCTGGCGGACCTGGGTTACCTGCAGCGGACGCTGCGTGAGGGTGACGGGAGCGACGCGATGCCGGGGGGCTACCGGGTGGAAACGGCGGACGTTGCTCCGTCGGGTTGGTTGGAGCGTGTGATCCTGTCGAGTTACGAGCGGACGCTGGACTGTCCGTCGCTGGTGGGTCGTCGCGCGATCGAGGACATCGTGGCGGGTCACAAGGCGACGGGTGTGTTCGATCCGACGCTCTGGTTCATTCTGGTGGAGGAGGCGTCGGAGGAGCCGGTGGGTGTGACGCTGATCAATCCGCTGGTTCAGCCGGGTGGTTACGAGCTGGTTTATCTGGGTGTGGGCGTGTCGCACCGGGGTCGGGGTCTTGCGGGTTGGATGATGCGTTACGCGATGGGCGCGTTGTGTGGTCGATCGTCGTCGGGGACGCTGTATCTGGCGGTGGATCAGCGGAACGTACCGGCTTTAAAGCTCTACGCGGGGCTGGGTTTCAGGCAGACGGCGGAGCGCGCGGCGTACCTGCGGATGCTGTGAAACCCTGTGAATCGCGGGGTTTTCCACGGGTTATGCGTGAGGGTTCGGCGTGGCGTGGAAAAAAAGAAATCAAGTCAATAACTGCATGATTCACAATGGGCTGG
Coding sequences within:
- a CDS encoding GNAT family N-acetyltransferase; translated protein: MAGSSSQGVGLSMERVSGGRCPEALALLLTGRWGDPGRMVEGFRAYILQQGLSLDLLWVARMDGEPTAAVLLLPNVGRSAMVFVSPCRSQEQAGVLTAVLSHAAESSEGLAGYLTQVLLEPSQRLEKSAVLLGGYEHLADLGYLQRTLREGDGSDAMPGGYRVETADVAPSGWLERVILSSYERTLDCPSLVGRRAIEDIVAGHKATGVFDPTLWFILVEEASEEPVGVTLINPLVQPGGYELVYLGVGVSHRGRGLAGWMMRYAMGALCGRSSSGTLYLAVDQRNVPALKLYAGLGFRQTAERAAYLRML